A region from the Vicia villosa cultivar HV-30 ecotype Madison, WI linkage group LG3, Vvil1.0, whole genome shotgun sequence genome encodes:
- the LOC131660264 gene encoding uncharacterized protein LOC131660264, producing the protein MAVQSKYRLITYSPEIIDGKPIFVSSNSLPLKVSKFEPAGHSFHAVALKLRGVKKEEENKEADVKKVVDDKDQAYLPSDSYSSKSKKKSGDGEKQQQDHYALLGLSHLRYLANEDQIRKSYRETALRFHPDKQASLLLSEETEAGKQAKKEEIETHFKAIQEAYEVLVDPIKRRIYDSTDEFDDEIPTDCAPQDFFKVFGPAFMRNGRWSVNQPIPSLGDDKTSIKDVDGFYNFWYSFKSWREFPQSDEFDLEQADSRDHRRWMERQNAKLSEKARKEEYTRIRTLVDNAYKRDPRILRRKEEVKAEKKRKKESKYLAKKLEEEEAARIAEEERLRKAEEDKKAAETASAQKKVREKEKKLLRKERTRLRNLSGPVSSKHVLDISEDDVEKICLSFDMDRLRGLCEKMEGKEVLEQAEALRDALSNKEDGCKKDVADDKSTQQNGTVKANGNLSSLAGYAEKKEKPWTKEEIELLRKGIQKFPKGTSRRWEVVSEYIGTGRSVEEIMKATKTVLLQKPDTAKAFDTFLEKRKPAAQSIASPLTTREELEGVSIPAATPENSTASKTPIPAATPIPTATPTATTNNISSEDPQEVSESDVWSAVQERALVQALKTFPKEANQRWERVSAAVPGKTVNQCKKKFAMMKENFRNKKTDV; encoded by the coding sequence ATGGCTGTTCAATCAAAATATCGTCTTATTACTTACTCACCAGAGATTATAGATGGAAAACCTATATTTGTTTCGTCGAATTCTCTTCCGTTGAAGGTGTCGAAATTTGAGCCGGCAGGTCATTCTTTTCATGCTGTAGCGCTTAAACTGCGCGGTgttaagaaagaagaagaaaacaaagaagCTGATGTTAAGAAAGTGGTTGATGATAAGGATCAGGCTTATTTGCCGTCTGATTCTTATAGTAGTAAGAGTAAGAAGAAATCGGGTGATGGTGAGAAGCAGCAGCAAGATCATTATGCTTTATTGGGGTTGAGTCATCTTAGGTATCTTGCTAATGAGGATCAAATTCGGAAAAGTTACCGAGAAACTGCTTTGAGGTTTCATCCGGATAAGCAGGCGTCTTTGCTTCTTTCTGAGGAGACTGAAGCTGGGAAGCAGGCGAAGAAGGAGGAGATTGAGACTCATTTTAAGGCGATTCAGGAAGCGTATGAGGTTTTGGTTGATCCTATTAAGAGGAGGATTTATGATTCGACTGATGAGTTTGATGATGAGATTCCTACCGATTGTGCTCCACAGGATTTTTTTAAGGTGTTTGGTCCGGCTTTTATGAGGAATGGGCGGTGGTCGGTTAATCAGCCGATTCCGTCTCTTGGTGATGATAAGACTTCGATAAAGGACGTTGACGGTTTCTACAATTTTTGGTATTCGTTTAAAAGTTGGAGGGAGTTTCCGCAGTCTGACGAGTTTGATCTCGAGCAAGCTGATTCTCGAGATCATAGAAGATGGATGGAAAGGCAGAATGCGAAACTGTCGGAGAAAGCTAGGAAGGAAGAGTACACACGGATCCGAACTCTTGTTGATAATGCATATAAGAGGGATCCTAGAATATTGAGAAGAAAGGAAGAGGTAAAAGCagagaagaaaaggaaaaaggagtccAAGTACTTGGCAAAGAAGTTGGAGGAGGAAGAAGCTGCTAGAATTGCAGAAGAGGAGAGACTAAGGAAAGCTGAGGAAGATAAAAAAGCTGCTGAAACTGCATCGGCACAGAAGAAAGTGAGGGAGAAGGAGAAAAAACTCTTGCGGAAGGAGCGAACACGCCTTCGGAATCTGTCAGGACCTGTCTCGTCAAAACATGTACTAGATATCTCTGAAGACGACGTAGAAAAGATTTGCTTGTCATTTGATATGGATCGGTTGAGGGGCTTGTGCGAgaaaatggaaggaaaagaggTATTAGAGCAGGCAGAAGCTCTAAGAGATGCACTTAGTAACAAGGAAGATGGTTGCAAGAAAGATGTGGCTGATGACAAAAGTACTCAACAAAATGGCACTGTCAAGGCTAATGGAAACCTTAGTTCTCTTGCTGGCTACGCGGAGAAAAAGGAGAAACCTTGGACTAAAGAAGAGATCGAGCTTTTGAGGAAGGGAATTCAAAAGTTTCCCAAAGGAACTTCAAGGAGGTGGGAGGTTGTTTCAGAATATATCGGCACTGGAAGATCTGTTGAAGAAATAATGAAAGCAACTAAAACTGTTCTCCTTCAAAAGCCAGATACAGCCAAAGCTTTTGATACATTTCTCGAGAAGAGGAAGCCTGCTGCACAATCAATTGCTTCTCCACTGACCACCAGAGAAGAATTGGAAGGGGTATCCATACCTGCCGCAACACCTGAAAACAGTACTGCCTCAAAAACACCGATACCAGCCGCAACTCCGATTCCAACAGCCACACCGACGGCAACTACAAATAACATTAGCTCGGAAGACCCTCAAGAAGTTTCTGAATCAGACGTGTGGTCTGCAGTGCAGGAAAGGGCACTAGTTCAAGCATTAAAAACCTTTCCAAAAGAAGCTAATCAGAGATGGGAGCGAGTATCTGCTGCTGTACCTGGGAAAACTGTGAATCAGTGCAAGAAAAAATTTGCCATGATGAAGGAAAATTTCAGGAACAAGAAAACTGATGTTTGA